In Streptomyces sp. 840.1, the DNA window GTCGGCAAACGTGGAGGGGCCGGGTTCGACACCGGCGGCCGGTGAGTAGCTTGACCATGGCCGAGAGGCTCCACAGACACGGCGTAGGGCATCCGGACACGGCGTGGGGCATCCGGCTCACGGAAGAGCGCTCGCCCGCCACTCCCAAGGGGGAGACGTACATGAAGACGTACTTGCCTCTCGATGGCCAGAGCACGTGGGACCTGCTCCGGCAACTCGATGACCCGCAGCACATGGAGTTCCCACGCGGCTACGACCATGCCACCGCCCGAACCCGGTTCGAACGGCTCGCAGCCCGTCTGGACGCGCGGTTCCAATGCGTCTGCAGCGTCGACCGCGAGGTCCAGGACGCCAGCCATCACGGAACGGTCGTGATCCCCGCAACCGCCGCTGACAGCGCCGAACACATCACGGTGGTCATCAGCAACTTCGGGAACCTGGCCGTCGTGGCCTTGGGTGATCCCGGCGTCCTCGACGAGGAGGAGGAGCGTGAGCTCTTCCACACCACCGATCGACTCCGCATCGGGGAAGAACTCGACGCCCTCGGCTACACCGTCATCTCGGAGCACCTGCTCCGGACGGGATACGACGGGGTCAGCGACCTCGTCTCCTCCTACCCGCCCGAGTACCACCCGACGTGGTGGATCCGCTTCTTCGGTTACCTGTGATCCCGCCTCCAGGGTGCTCGGCAGCAGCATTTCGAGAAGATCACCCACGCACGGCATCGACACCGGCCGGCGAACCGAGCGTGGGACCGGAACCTTCAAGCCCTTCCGGGCCGTCGCGACCCGTTACGAAGGACGGCGGTCCTACGTTTCCCACGGCACCGCCACGGCCGCAGTGATCCGGCTCCGGCCCTGAACGCAATCACCTCTTCCGATTCGACACCCGAGAAAAAGGCAGCAATGCCGCAAATGAGACAACTGGACAGACTCCCGCGCTCCACGGCTGCGGCACGATCCTCACGGCGGCAACCGCCAGAACTGCCAACAGGACCCAGCTCGCGACGCGCCACGGATGCCCGACCGGCGTCCTGGCCACGATGGCCCAACGGCCCCGGAAACCATCCCCCGTCGATCCCCTGTGCAGACCCTGGTGTCACTGGCAGGCGACCATCCATGATCCGGCGGACAGGCCCCAGGTGCCCACGGGCATGGCACGCCCGTTCGGGGCACATCGGCGACACCGCGACAGCCTCACGGTCCGCGGTCGGATGTACCTCGTAAGCTCGGGAGTCCGTTCCACCATGGTGGTCGGCCGAACTGCCGAAGACCACGAAACCGGAAGCAGGCGGAACCTCGATGAGCAGCACAGCGCAGATCGGTGTCACAGGACTTGCCGTCATGGGGCGCAACCTGGCCCGGAACTTCGCCCGCAACGGATACACCGTTGCTGTGCACAACCGTACGGCCGCTCGTACCCGCGAACTCGTCGAGAAGTTCGGCGACGAGGGTGATTTCATCGCCGCGGAGAGTGCCGAGGACTTCGTGGCGGCGCTGGAGAAGCCACGACGCCTGGTCGTCATGGTGAAGGCCGGAGAGCCCACGGACGCGGTGATCGCGGAGTTCGCGCCCCTCCTGGAACCCGGCGACGTGATCATCGACGGAGGCAACGCGCACTTCGCGGACACGCGCCGCCGGGAGCAGGCTCTGCGCAAGCAGGGCCTCCACTTCGTCGGCACCGGGGTGTCCGGCGGCGAGGAAGGCGCGCTCAACGGGCCGAGCATCATGCCGGGCGGCAGCCGGGAGTCCTACGACTCGCTCGGGCCGATGCTGGAGAAGATCTCCGCGAAGGCCAAGGACGGCGCGCCGTGCGTCACGCATGTCGGCCCCGATGGTGCCGGGCACTTCGTGAAGATGACGCACAACGGCATCGAGTACGCGGACATGCAGCTCATCGGTGAGGCCTACCAGCTGCTCCGCGACGTGGCGGGGTACTCCCCCGCGCAGATCGCGGACATCTTCCGTACCTGGAACACCGGGCGCCTGGACTCCTACCTCATCGAGATCACCGCGGAAGTGCTGTCGCACGTCGATGCGGCGACCGGCAAGCCCTTCGTCGATGTCGTGCGTGACCAGGCGGAGCAGAAGGGCACCGGACGCTGGACCGTGCAGATCGCCCTGGACCTGGGCGTCCCGGTCTCCGGCATCGCCGAGGCCGTCTTCGCCCGCTCCGTCTCCGGCCACGCCGACCTCCGCGAAGCCTCACACCACCTCGCCGGACCGGCCGCCCACAAGCTCGGCAAGGACGAGGCGGCGGCATTCGCCGACCAGGTCGAGCAGGCCCTGTACGCCTCGAAGATCGTCGCCTACACCCAGGGCTTCCACGAGATCGCGGCCGGCAGCGAGCAGTACGACTGGGACATCGACCTCGGCAAGGTCGCCGCGATCTGGCGCGGCGGCTGCATCATCCGGGCCGCGTTCCTCGACAGGATCACCAGCGCCTACGAGGCCCAGCCCGACATGCCGAGCCTCCTCTCCGACAAGAGCTTCGCCCAGGAGATCGCCGCCGCCCAGGACGACTGGCGCGCCGTCGTCGCCGCCGCAGTGACCCAGGGCGTTCCGACCCCGGCCTTCGCCGCCACCCTCGCCTACTACGACTCCCTGCGCGCCGAACGCCTGCCCGCCGCACTCACCCAGGGCCAGCGCGACTACTTCGGCGCCCACACCTACCGCCGGGTCGACCGCGACGGCGTCTTCCACACGCTCTGGGGCGGCGACAAGACCGAAGTCGAGAACTGACGGGCGGACCGGCCGGCCGGCTCCGGACAGGTGTGCCGGACCCGCTGTGCCGGACGGCTCACATCCTGGCGCCGAAGTCCTGGGTCCACCACGGTCCGCCGGAGCCCTTGTGGATGCCGACGCCGAGGTCCTTGAAGGAACAGTTGAGGATGTTGGCGCGGTGACCCGGGCTGTTCATCCAGGACTCCATCACCGATGCGGGAGTCTGCTGACCCCGGGCTATGTTCTCGCCGTACGTCGACCAGTGGTAGCCGGCGTCGGTGATGCGGCGTCCGGGGTCGGCGCCGTCGGGGTTGGTGTGCTCGAAGAAGTCACGGGCGGCCATGTCCTCGGAGTGGCGCAGTGCCGCGTCCGTGAGCTGCGCGTCCTCCTTGACCGGCCCGCATCCGGCCTTCGCCCGCTCCTGGTTGACCAGGGCTACGACCTGGGCCGTCTCGCTCGCGGGGGCGGGTTGCGTGGCTGGGGCATTCGACGGGCGGGGTACGGACGTCTTCTCCGGCGGCGGGGCGACGGTCCTGGGCGGTTTGCGGGCCGGGGAGGCGGAGGTGCTCCGCTTGGTGGACGGCGAGGGCGAGACCGAGTGCGAGCGTGAGGGCGACGCGGACGCCGAGGGCGGCGACGAGGTGGTGGCCGGGCTCTCGGACGCCGTGAGATCGGCGATGGGCGCCGCCGAGGTGCGCGACGCGCTGTCCCCCTCGGTCCCCGCTCCGGGCCCGAGGGCCGCGTACCAGAGGCCCCCGCCGGTCATGCACGCCACCACCACCGCGCCGCCGACCGCCCGGCGCTGGATCCGCCGGCGCCGGCGTGCGGCAGCTCGGGAGGCGTCCCGGCCGCCCGTGTGCCGGCCGCCCCCGGACCGGTGGCGGCCGGCACGGGCCGCGGTCGCGCCGTCGCCCGCTGCGGCGTCGAGAGCATGTGCGGCGGCGACCGGCGCCGTGTCGTCCCGGGCGGGCCACAGCACGAGGAGCGCCGCGGGCACGGCCACCAGCGCGAGTCCGGCCAGCAGGCCCTCGGCGGGCATCAGGCCGCTCCACAGTCCGGCGCACCGGAGGCAGTCACGGGCGTGCCGGGCTATTCGCTTGCGCCACAGGGCCGAGGGGCGGCCGTCCCAGGTGGTGAGGACGGCGCGCAGCTCCTCGCACGGCGGCTGCGCGCCGAGGGCCCGCACGACGACGCGGGCCGTCTCCAGCTGCGCCTTCATCCGCTGCACCCGGACCGCCGCGTACTGCGGCGAGAGCTCCAGCGCCTGGGCCACCTCGGTCCGGGTCAGCTCCCCCGCGCACTCCAGCCACCACAGCGACAGCAGGCCCCGGTCGTCCGGCTCCAGCCAGCGCGTCGCGCACGCCGTCTCCTGGCGCTGTCCGGACAACTGCAGGCGCATCATCGTCAGGTCGACGAAGTCGGCCCCCGGGTCGGCGATCTCCCCGGCCTCCTCCAGCGTTCCGGGGGCGATGTCGCGGTCCCGCCAGTGCGCACGTATCTGGTTCATCGCGATCGCCACCAGCCAGGAGCGGAAACTCTCCGGGGTGCGCAGAGCGCCGAGGCCGTCCAGTGCGCGCAGCATGGTGTCCTGCACCACGTCGTCGACGTCCGCCGAACCGTTCAGGGCCCGGCCCACGATGTTGTAGACGAGCGGAAGGTAGGCGCTGGCCAGTGCGTCCTGCGCCCCCGCGTCCCCGTTGCGCGCGGCGATCACCAGTGGCACCGGGTCCACCGTGTGCTGCTGACTGCTCATGTCTCAGATCCCTGTCCTGTAGGCCGCCGATGATGCCCGATGACTGGGAGACCGCCGCGGGCGGCCGGGATATCAGTTCCTCCGGCCGGAGTTTCCGGTACGGGTCCGGCGCGGCCGGACCCGACGGCTCAGGCGAGCTTCTTGAGCAGCTCCCCCGCGAGCGGTGCGGCGGAGGCCGGGTTCTGGCCGGTGACCAGATTGCGGTCGACGACCACGTACGGGGCCCACGGCTCGCCCTCCTGGAAGTCGGTGCCGATCTCCACGAGGCGGTCCTGGAGCAGCCACTTGGCCTTGTCCGCGAAGCCGGCCTGGCTCTCCTCCGTGT includes these proteins:
- the gndA gene encoding NADP-dependent phosphogluconate dehydrogenase, whose product is MSSTAQIGVTGLAVMGRNLARNFARNGYTVAVHNRTAARTRELVEKFGDEGDFIAAESAEDFVAALEKPRRLVVMVKAGEPTDAVIAEFAPLLEPGDVIIDGGNAHFADTRRREQALRKQGLHFVGTGVSGGEEGALNGPSIMPGGSRESYDSLGPMLEKISAKAKDGAPCVTHVGPDGAGHFVKMTHNGIEYADMQLIGEAYQLLRDVAGYSPAQIADIFRTWNTGRLDSYLIEITAEVLSHVDAATGKPFVDVVRDQAEQKGTGRWTVQIALDLGVPVSGIAEAVFARSVSGHADLREASHHLAGPAAHKLGKDEAAAFADQVEQALYASKIVAYTQGFHEIAAGSEQYDWDIDLGKVAAIWRGGCIIRAAFLDRITSAYEAQPDMPSLLSDKSFAQEIAAAQDDWRAVVAAAVTQGVPTPAFAATLAYYDSLRAERLPAALTQGQRDYFGAHTYRRVDRDGVFHTLWGGDKTEVEN
- a CDS encoding sigma-70 family RNA polymerase sigma factor, which gives rise to MSSQQHTVDPVPLVIAARNGDAGAQDALASAYLPLVYNIVGRALNGSADVDDVVQDTMLRALDGLGALRTPESFRSWLVAIAMNQIRAHWRDRDIAPGTLEEAGEIADPGADFVDLTMMRLQLSGQRQETACATRWLEPDDRGLLSLWWLECAGELTRTEVAQALELSPQYAAVRVQRMKAQLETARVVVRALGAQPPCEELRAVLTTWDGRPSALWRKRIARHARDCLRCAGLWSGLMPAEGLLAGLALVAVPAALLVLWPARDDTAPVAAAHALDAAAGDGATAARAGRHRSGGGRHTGGRDASRAAARRRRRIQRRAVGGAVVVACMTGGGLWYAALGPGAGTEGDSASRTSAAPIADLTASESPATTSSPPSASASPSRSHSVSPSPSTKRSTSASPARKPPRTVAPPPEKTSVPRPSNAPATQPAPASETAQVVALVNQERAKAGCGPVKEDAQLTDAALRHSEDMAARDFFEHTNPDGADPGRRITDAGYHWSTYGENIARGQQTPASVMESWMNSPGHRANILNCSFKDLGVGIHKGSGGPWWTQDFGARM